From the Billgrantia sulfidoxydans genome, one window contains:
- the pilW gene encoding type IV pilus biogenesis/stability protein PilW: MTRFPHLPSRRLPLVAMAVVSLWLSGCASQSGQQADADPAEAFTELGMAYLERGNLPRAMAALNRALERDPEDPEALQAMAIVYQRQGEREQADEMFRQAIAADPGSSRARNNYAAFLYEHGQTRRACEQLEIASRDTRYANRAQLFANLGQCRWELGEIEQARHSLERARSLDPRNPRSYFTLAALELEQGDPERARQQLEIFVGLAGMTPDARALAQQIADRTTNMTVTPGADTQRDAP; encoded by the coding sequence ATGACGCGCTTCCCCCATCTGCCAAGCCGACGCCTGCCGCTGGTCGCGATGGCGGTCGTGTCGTTGTGGCTCTCCGGTTGCGCCAGCCAGTCTGGGCAGCAGGCCGATGCGGACCCGGCCGAGGCGTTCACCGAGCTGGGCATGGCCTACCTGGAGCGCGGCAACCTGCCGCGCGCCATGGCGGCGCTCAACCGCGCCCTGGAGCGCGACCCCGAGGACCCCGAGGCGCTGCAGGCCATGGCCATCGTCTACCAGCGCCAGGGCGAACGGGAGCAGGCCGACGAAATGTTCCGGCAGGCCATCGCGGCCGACCCGGGCAGCAGCCGCGCGCGCAACAACTACGCCGCGTTTCTCTACGAACACGGCCAGACACGGCGCGCCTGCGAGCAGCTCGAGATCGCCTCCCGGGACACCCGTTACGCCAACCGCGCCCAGCTGTTCGCCAACCTGGGACAGTGCCGCTGGGAACTCGGCGAGATCGAGCAGGCTCGCCACAGCCTGGAGCGTGCCCGCAGCCTCGACCCGCGCAACCCGAGGAGCTACTTCACCCTCGCCGCGCTGGAGCTCGAGCAGGGCGACCCGGAGCGCGCCAGGCAACAGCTGGAGATCTTCGTCGGGCTTGCCGGCATGACGCCCGACGCTCGGGCGCTGGCCCAGCAGATCGCCGACCGTACCACGAACATGACCGTCACCCCCGGCGCCGATACCCAACGTGACGCACCCTGA
- a CDS encoding RodZ domain-containing protein — protein sequence MSDNQDIDAVGFTSPASPGELLRRERETQGLSREEVATALNLRPAVVTGMEEDSYEQVPVAAYRRGYLRAYARLLGMDDRPVLQAYADRFGSQENEQRVTPVQVTKPPSRLGAWLFKLVTLLVIAGLIGLTLVWWQSRDGNEPPEVDASGPVSVETLDGTTTIEEEPAPEVEEALPPLPEEGVDPLGDATTAPPSEVDPTGAELVAGMREQAPVVEDEAGVESSVEQPIVAEEAPEPAEVATTADRRELQLTFNEQSWTEIFDANNRRVFVGLQEPGTTATVEGEPPFRLTIGNATGVELSWAGERVDLGARAGANNVARFTLGE from the coding sequence ATGAGCGACAATCAAGACATCGATGCCGTCGGCTTCACGTCCCCGGCCTCTCCCGGGGAGCTGCTGCGTCGTGAGCGTGAAACGCAGGGGCTGAGCCGCGAGGAAGTCGCCACGGCATTGAACCTCCGCCCCGCCGTCGTCACCGGCATGGAGGAGGACAGCTACGAACAGGTACCGGTGGCCGCCTATCGGCGTGGCTATCTGCGCGCCTATGCCCGCCTGCTGGGCATGGACGACCGTCCCGTGCTGCAGGCCTATGCGGACCGCTTCGGCAGCCAGGAGAACGAGCAGCGGGTGACGCCGGTTCAGGTGACCAAGCCACCGTCGCGCCTCGGCGCCTGGCTGTTCAAGCTGGTGACCCTGCTGGTCATCGCCGGCCTGATCGGCCTGACCCTGGTGTGGTGGCAGAGCCGCGACGGCAACGAGCCGCCCGAGGTCGACGCCAGCGGTCCGGTCTCGGTCGAGACGCTGGACGGCACCACCACCATCGAGGAGGAACCGGCCCCCGAAGTCGAGGAAGCCCTGCCGCCGCTGCCCGAGGAGGGTGTCGACCCGCTCGGCGACGCGACCACGGCGCCGCCCAGCGAAGTCGACCCCACCGGTGCCGAGCTGGTCGCGGGCATGCGCGAGCAAGCGCCGGTCGTCGAGGACGAGGCCGGCGTCGAGTCGTCCGTCGAGCAGCCGATCGTCGCCGAGGAGGCGCCGGAGCCGGCCGAGGTCGCCACGACCGCCGACCGCCGCGAGCTGCAGTTGACCTTCAACGAGCAGTCCTGGACCGAGATCTTCGACGCCAACAACCGGCGGGTTTTCGTCGGTCTTCAGGAACCCGGCACCACCGCGACCGTCGAAGGAGAGCCGCCGTTCCGCCTGACCATCGGCAATGCCACCGGCGTCGAGCTGAGCTGGGCCGGCGAGCGCGTCGACCTGGGCGCCCGCGCCGGAGCCAACAACGTCGCCCGTTTCACCCTGGGAGAGTGA
- the ispG gene encoding flavodoxin-dependent (E)-4-hydroxy-3-methylbut-2-enyl-diphosphate synthase: MHSPSPIVRRQSRQIHVGKVPVGGDAPISVQSMTNTDTLDVAATVAQIERLEAAGADIVRVSVPTMDAAEAFGRIRRQVNVPLVADIHFDYKIALRVAELGVDCLRINPGNIGKEERVRAVVGAARDNGIPIRIGVNAGSLEKELQRKYGEPTPEALVESAMRHIDHLDRLDFQEYKVSVKASDVFMAVAAYRQLARLIEQPLHLGITEAGGLRSGTVKSSIGLGMLLMDGIGDTIRVSLAADPVEEIKVGYDMLKSLRLRSKGINFIACPSCSRQNFDVIGTMNALEERLEDIMTPLDVSVIGCVVNGPGEAKESDIGLTGGSPANLVYIDGKPASKLRNEHLVDDLEALIREKVREKEAAEQNVIAREA, translated from the coding sequence ATGCATTCCCCTTCGCCCATCGTGCGCCGCCAGTCGCGCCAGATTCACGTCGGCAAGGTACCGGTCGGGGGCGACGCCCCGATCTCGGTGCAGAGCATGACCAACACCGACACCCTGGATGTCGCCGCCACCGTGGCCCAGATCGAGCGCCTGGAGGCCGCCGGCGCCGATATCGTGCGCGTCTCGGTGCCGACCATGGACGCCGCCGAGGCCTTCGGCCGCATCAGGCGGCAGGTGAACGTGCCGCTGGTGGCCGACATCCACTTCGACTACAAGATCGCCCTGCGCGTCGCCGAGCTCGGCGTCGACTGCCTGCGCATCAACCCCGGCAACATCGGCAAGGAGGAGCGCGTGCGCGCCGTGGTCGGCGCCGCCCGCGACAACGGCATCCCGATCCGCATCGGCGTCAACGCCGGCTCGCTGGAGAAGGAGCTGCAGCGCAAGTACGGCGAACCCACCCCGGAAGCGCTGGTGGAGTCGGCCATGCGTCACATCGACCACCTCGACCGCCTCGATTTCCAGGAGTACAAGGTCAGCGTCAAGGCCAGCGACGTGTTCATGGCCGTGGCCGCCTACCGCCAGCTGGCCAGGCTGATCGAGCAGCCGCTGCACCTCGGCATCACCGAGGCCGGCGGGCTGCGTTCGGGCACCGTCAAGTCCTCCATCGGCCTGGGCATGCTGCTGATGGACGGCATCGGCGACACCATCCGCGTCTCGCTCGCCGCCGACCCGGTGGAGGAGATCAAGGTCGGCTACGACATGCTCAAGAGCCTGCGCCTGCGCAGCAAGGGCATCAACTTCATCGCCTGCCCCAGCTGCTCGCGCCAGAACTTCGACGTCATCGGCACCATGAACGCCCTCGAGGAGCGCCTCGAGGACATCATGACGCCGCTCGACGTCTCGGTGATCGGCTGTGTCGTCAACGGCCCCGGCGAAGCCAAGGAGAGCGACATCGGCCTGACCGGCGGCAGTCCCGCCAACCTCGTCTACATCGACGGCAAGCCGGCGTCCAAGCTGCGCAACGAACATCTGGTCGACGATCTCGAGGCGCTGATCCGCGAGAAGGTGCGCGAGAAGGAAGCCGCCGAGCAGAACGTGATCGCCCGCGAGGCCTGA
- the hisS gene encoding histidine--tRNA ligase, producing MSKSPSSTKASGQKKIQAIRGMNDLLPGQSALWQYFEGTVEALMKRYGYAEIRTPIVEQTALFARSIGEVTDIVEKEMYTFEDRNGDSLTLRPEGTASCVRAAMEHGLLHNQAQRLWYQGAMFRHERPQKGRYRQFHQVGLEAFGLEGPDIDAEVILLSARLWQELGLIEHVTLELNSLGSNEARAAYRDKLVAYFEQHRDQLDEDSLRRLSSNPLRILDSKNPDMAPMLADAPRLMDHLDDASREHFEGLTALLEAAGIDYVINPRLVRGLDYYCRTVFEWTTTALGSQGTVCAGGRYDGLVEQLGGKPTPAVGFAMGIERLILLLETLDLVPDAALDELDLYVLPMDDGATARAMLLAERLRSELPALRLQLHCGGGSFKSRIKKADRSGARLALLLGEDELAQGRATLKFLREERDQLSLSQDALAETLAALVSGERA from the coding sequence TTGAGCAAGTCCCCATCGAGCACCAAAGCGTCCGGCCAGAAGAAGATCCAGGCCATCCGTGGCATGAACGACCTGCTGCCGGGCCAGTCGGCCCTGTGGCAGTATTTCGAAGGTACCGTCGAGGCGCTGATGAAGCGCTACGGTTACGCCGAGATCCGCACGCCCATCGTCGAGCAGACCGCCCTGTTCGCGCGCTCCATCGGCGAGGTCACCGACATCGTCGAGAAGGAGATGTACACCTTCGAGGATCGCAACGGCGACAGCCTGACCCTGCGCCCCGAGGGCACGGCGAGCTGCGTGCGTGCCGCCATGGAGCACGGCCTGCTGCACAACCAGGCCCAGCGGCTGTGGTACCAGGGGGCGATGTTTCGCCACGAGCGCCCGCAGAAGGGACGCTACCGTCAGTTCCACCAGGTCGGCCTGGAGGCCTTCGGCCTGGAGGGGCCGGACATCGACGCCGAGGTGATCCTGCTCTCCGCCCGCCTGTGGCAGGAGCTCGGCCTCATCGAGCACGTCACCCTGGAGCTCAACTCGCTGGGCTCCAACGAGGCCCGCGCCGCCTATCGCGACAAGCTGGTGGCCTACTTCGAGCAGCATCGCGACCAGCTCGACGAGGACTCGCTGCGCCGCCTGTCGAGCAACCCGCTGCGCATCCTCGACTCGAAGAACCCCGACATGGCGCCGATGCTGGCCGACGCGCCGCGGCTGATGGATCATCTCGACGACGCCTCGCGCGAGCACTTCGAGGGCCTCACCGCCCTGCTCGAGGCCGCCGGCATCGACTACGTGATCAACCCGCGCCTGGTGCGCGGCCTCGACTACTACTGCCGTACGGTGTTCGAGTGGACCACCACCGCACTGGGCAGCCAGGGCACCGTGTGCGCCGGCGGCCGCTACGACGGCCTGGTCGAGCAGCTCGGCGGCAAGCCGACTCCCGCGGTGGGCTTCGCCATGGGCATCGAGCGCCTGATCCTGCTGCTCGAGACCCTCGACCTGGTGCCCGACGCCGCCCTCGACGAGCTGGACCTCTACGTGCTGCCCATGGATGATGGCGCCACCGCCCGGGCCATGCTGCTCGCCGAGCGGCTCAGAAGCGAACTGCCCGCCCTGCGCCTGCAGCTGCACTGCGGGGGCGGCAGTTTCAAGAGTCGCATCAAGAAGGCCGACCGCAGCGGCGCCCGCCTGGCCCTGCTGCTGGGCGAGGATGAACTGGCCCAGGGCCGCGCCACGCTGAAGTTCCTGCGCGAGGAGCGCGACCAGCTGAGCCTGTCCCAGGATGCCCTGGCCGAGACCCTGGCCGCCCTGGTGAGCGGCGAACGCGCCTGA
- a CDS encoding YfgM family protein, which translates to MAELRTEEEQLEAIKRWWKENGTSLIAGVAIAIAGVLGWNAWQNYQDSQAQAASMRYQELVNLADSGEADQARSLVEEITDNHGRTLYADLARLIDASLAVESGDLGEARGILEAVIESSGRAYVQGLARLRLARLQVADGDAEAALDTLARDVPAALAAQQADVRGDALRALGRDDEARQAWQEALAVAEQRNQPIYGVQLKLDDLGAEEATL; encoded by the coding sequence GTGGCGGAGCTGAGAACCGAAGAAGAGCAGCTGGAAGCCATCAAGCGCTGGTGGAAGGAGAACGGCACCTCGCTGATCGCCGGCGTGGCTATCGCCATCGCCGGCGTGCTGGGCTGGAACGCCTGGCAGAACTATCAGGACAGCCAGGCGCAGGCAGCCTCGATGCGCTACCAGGAGCTGGTCAACCTGGCCGACAGCGGCGAGGCCGACCAGGCCCGCAGCCTGGTCGAGGAGATTACCGACAACCACGGCCGCACCCTCTACGCCGACCTGGCACGCCTGATCGACGCCAGCCTCGCCGTGGAGAGCGGTGACCTGGGCGAAGCGCGGGGCATCCTCGAGGCCGTGATCGAATCCAGCGGTCGCGCCTACGTTCAAGGCCTGGCACGCCTCCGCCTGGCACGGCTGCAGGTGGCCGACGGCGACGCCGAGGCTGCGCTCGACACCCTGGCGCGTGACGTGCCTGCCGCCCTGGCCGCCCAGCAGGCCGACGTGCGCGGCGACGCCCTGCGCGCCCTCGGCCGCGACGACGAGGCCCGCCAGGCCTGGCAGGAGGCCCTCGCGGTCGCCGAACAACGTAACCAGCCGATCTATGGCGTCCAGCTGAAGCTCGACGACCTGGGTGCCGAAGAGGCCACGCTATGA
- the bamB gene encoding outer membrane protein assembly factor BamB → MKTTLTRKFHLALAATLALGLLAGCANKAEPRYSPKELKRFDARAELDAEWRQQVGKGLGRATYPIAPSLDNGVIYAADERGRVMAMDARSGERRWQTDLEVGVSSGLTAVAGQVYLGTRNGEVLALSQSDGEVSWRARVSSEVLAPPQPNQQLLIVQSVDGTITALDRLTGRERWVHTTTEPALTLRGTGTPTVIDPVTFAGFANGRLVTLDNRNGQPLWERRIAVPRGRSEIDRMVDLGGQPVLTPDGRLFVTSYNGRLVALEAPSGEVLWEREHSGYHTPVLVGDRLFAVNEASHVIAFDARSGEEVWRNRDLEGRWLTAPAFAGGNLVLGDFEGYLHLIDIQDGRFTARTKVDGSGISVRPVTDSRRIYVLANDGRLEALEIR, encoded by the coding sequence ATGAAGACGACGCTCACCCGCAAGTTTCACCTCGCCCTGGCGGCGACCCTCGCCCTTGGCCTGCTGGCCGGCTGCGCCAACAAGGCCGAGCCGCGCTACAGCCCCAAGGAACTCAAGCGCTTCGACGCCCGCGCCGAGCTCGACGCCGAATGGCGCCAGCAGGTCGGCAAGGGACTCGGCCGGGCCACCTATCCCATCGCACCGTCGCTCGACAACGGCGTGATCTATGCCGCCGACGAACGCGGCCGGGTCATGGCCATGGACGCCCGGAGCGGGGAGCGCCGCTGGCAAACCGACCTCGAGGTCGGCGTCTCCAGCGGCCTGACCGCCGTGGCCGGACAGGTCTATCTCGGTACCCGCAATGGAGAAGTGCTGGCGCTGAGCCAGTCCGACGGCGAGGTCAGCTGGCGCGCTCGCGTCTCCAGCGAGGTGCTCGCGCCGCCGCAGCCCAACCAGCAGTTGCTGATCGTGCAGAGCGTGGATGGCACCATCACCGCCCTGGACCGGCTCACCGGTCGTGAGCGCTGGGTGCACACCACCACCGAACCCGCCCTCACCCTGCGCGGCACCGGCACGCCCACGGTCATCGATCCGGTCACCTTCGCCGGCTTCGCCAACGGCCGCCTGGTCACGCTGGACAACCGCAACGGCCAGCCGCTGTGGGAGCGACGCATCGCCGTGCCGCGCGGGCGCAGCGAGATCGACCGCATGGTCGACCTCGGCGGCCAGCCGGTGCTGACCCCTGACGGACGGCTGTTCGTGACCAGCTACAACGGCCGCCTGGTGGCGCTGGAGGCGCCCAGCGGCGAGGTCCTGTGGGAGCGCGAGCACTCCGGTTACCACACCCCGGTACTGGTGGGCGACCGCCTGTTCGCGGTCAACGAAGCCAGCCACGTGATCGCCTTCGATGCGCGCAGCGGTGAAGAGGTGTGGCGCAACCGCGACCTCGAGGGCCGCTGGCTGACCGCCCCGGCCTTCGCCGGCGGCAACCTGGTGCTGGGCGACTTCGAGGGCTACCTGCACCTGATCGACATCCAGGACGGCCGCTTCACGGCGCGGACGAAGGTCGACGGCTCCGGCATCAGCGTGCGCCCGGTCACCGACTCCCGCCGCATCTACGTGCTGGCCAACGACGGCCGCCTCGAGGCCCTGGAAATCCGATGA
- the der gene encoding ribosome biogenesis GTPase Der codes for MTPVIALVGRPNVGKSTLFNRLTRTRDALVADFPGLTRDRKYGNGVLGGKAYTVIDTGGISGDEEGIDAAMAEQSLAAIDEADIVLFLVDARAGLHMADEAIANHLRVNQKKTWLVVNKTDGLEEHSAMADFWQLGMGDPLPIAAAHGRNVTALIEEVLAPFPERDLSVPVDTGTKGIRIGVIGRPNVGKSTLVNRLLGEERVVVFDEAGTTRDAVEIPFERRGKPYVLVDTAGVRRRKNVSEIAEKFSIIKTLEAIKECHVAVMVLDARSGLVEQDLHLLDYVLTTGRALVLAVNKWDGLEQEAKEKMRAEIKRRLGFADYADLHFISALHGTGVGDLYPSIERAFASANSHWSTNRLTTLLQDAVSQHPPPLVHGRRIKLRMAHQGGSNPPIIVVHGNQTEALPEAYKRFLTNTFRKVLKVKGTPIRFEFRSGKNPFDPLAGASDREKAKQRELGRTRAARNKRR; via the coding sequence ATGACACCCGTGATCGCCCTGGTCGGCCGCCCCAACGTGGGCAAGTCGACCCTGTTCAACCGCCTGACCCGCACGCGCGACGCGCTGGTGGCGGACTTCCCCGGGCTCACCCGCGACCGCAAGTACGGTAACGGCGTGCTCGGCGGCAAGGCCTACACGGTGATCGACACCGGCGGCATCAGCGGCGACGAGGAGGGTATCGACGCCGCCATGGCCGAGCAGTCGCTGGCGGCCATCGACGAGGCCGACATCGTGCTGTTCCTGGTCGATGCCCGGGCCGGTCTGCACATGGCCGACGAAGCCATCGCCAACCACCTGCGGGTCAACCAGAAGAAGACCTGGCTGGTGGTCAACAAGACCGACGGCCTGGAAGAGCACTCGGCCATGGCCGACTTCTGGCAGCTGGGCATGGGCGACCCGCTGCCCATCGCCGCCGCCCACGGTCGCAACGTCACCGCGCTGATCGAGGAGGTGCTCGCCCCCTTCCCCGAGCGCGACCTGAGCGTGCCCGTGGATACCGGCACCAAGGGCATTCGCATCGGCGTCATCGGCCGCCCCAACGTCGGCAAGTCGACGCTGGTCAACCGCCTGCTCGGCGAGGAGCGGGTGGTGGTCTTCGACGAGGCCGGCACCACCCGCGACGCCGTCGAGATTCCCTTCGAGCGGCGCGGCAAGCCCTACGTGCTGGTCGATACCGCCGGCGTGCGGCGGCGCAAGAACGTCAGCGAGATCGCCGAGAAGTTCTCGATCATCAAGACGCTGGAGGCGATCAAGGAGTGCCACGTCGCGGTCATGGTGCTCGATGCGCGCAGCGGCCTGGTGGAGCAGGACCTTCATCTGCTCGACTACGTGCTGACCACCGGCCGCGCGCTGGTGCTGGCGGTGAACAAATGGGACGGCCTGGAGCAGGAAGCCAAGGAGAAGATGCGCGCCGAGATCAAGCGCCGCCTGGGCTTCGCCGACTACGCCGACCTGCACTTCATCTCGGCGCTGCACGGCACCGGCGTGGGCGACCTCTATCCCTCCATCGAGCGCGCCTTCGCCTCGGCCAACAGCCACTGGTCGACCAACCGGCTCACCACCCTGCTGCAGGATGCCGTCAGCCAACATCCGCCGCCGCTGGTGCACGGACGCCGGATCAAGCTGCGCATGGCCCACCAGGGCGGCAGCAATCCGCCGATCATCGTCGTCCACGGCAACCAGACCGAGGCCCTGCCCGAGGCCTACAAGCGCTTCTTGACCAACACCTTCCGCAAGGTGCTCAAGGTCAAGGGCACGCCGATCCGCTTCGAGTTCCGCTCCGGCAAGAACCCGTTCGATCCGCTGGCCGGCGCCAGCGACCGGGAGAAAGCCAAGCAGCGCGAACTGGGGCGCACCCGCGCCGCCCGCAACAAACGTCGCTGA
- a CDS encoding ATP-binding protein, with the protein MDAELSRRLNRLLDHVEHWLPPAPQEVDWTRDVAALWQRHVLGGRLLPVPPRDALTLDDLLGIERQKLALVDNTRAFLQGLPANHALLWGSRGSGKSSLIRALLNSLAPEGLRLVQVDRHDLAGLPMLVEQLRRQPHRFVVYCDDLSFEGHDDAYKALKSVLDGALTGPPENVLLYATSNRRHLLPESMADNEGSHLVGEELHHGDAVEEKISLSDRFGLWLGFYPFNQDTYLEACCHWVTQLGSERDWNAEARAEAIRYATLRGGRSGRGAWQFACQWVGRRRLHEAGQGT; encoded by the coding sequence ATGGATGCCGAGCTGAGCCGCCGCCTTAACCGCCTGCTGGACCACGTGGAGCACTGGCTGCCGCCCGCGCCGCAGGAGGTCGACTGGACGCGCGACGTGGCCGCCCTGTGGCAGCGCCATGTCCTGGGCGGCCGGTTGCTGCCGGTGCCGCCCCGCGACGCCCTGACGCTCGACGACCTGCTGGGCATCGAGCGCCAGAAGCTGGCGCTGGTCGACAACACCCGGGCTTTCCTGCAGGGGCTGCCGGCCAACCATGCCCTGCTGTGGGGCTCGCGCGGCAGCGGCAAGTCGTCGCTGATCCGGGCCCTGCTCAACAGCCTGGCGCCGGAGGGGCTGCGCCTGGTGCAGGTCGACCGCCATGACCTGGCCGGGCTGCCGATGCTGGTCGAGCAGCTGCGTCGGCAGCCGCATCGCTTCGTGGTCTACTGCGACGATCTCTCCTTCGAGGGCCACGACGACGCCTACAAGGCGCTCAAGAGCGTGCTCGACGGGGCGCTGACCGGCCCGCCGGAGAACGTGCTGCTCTATGCCACCTCGAACCGTCGCCACCTGCTGCCGGAGTCCATGGCCGACAACGAGGGCTCGCACCTGGTGGGGGAGGAGTTGCACCATGGCGACGCGGTGGAGGAGAAGATCTCGCTCTCCGACCGCTTCGGCCTGTGGCTGGGCTTCTATCCCTTCAACCAGGACACCTACCTCGAGGCCTGCTGCCACTGGGTCACGCAGCTCGGCAGCGAGCGGGACTGGAACGCCGAGGCCCGCGCCGAGGCGATCCGCTACGCCACCCTGCGCGGCGGCCGCAGCGGCCGCGGCGCCTGGCAGTTCGCCTGCCAGTGGGTCGGCCGCCGCCGGCTGCACGAGGCCGGGCAAGGCACTTAA
- a CDS encoding M48 family metallopeptidase encodes MRWICRAAVATLALTLTACTTSPTGRQQLTLMSDAQLNQMGQEAFAQYQQDLPPAGQAQQRYAQCVAEAIVAVLPERERNQEWQIRVFEAEQANAFALPGGYMGVNTGLLEIVDNQDQLASVIGHEIGHVLARHANERVSTQTSTQLALSVLSSAAGLEGPGGEQLMGALGLGAQYGILLPFSRRHESEADVIGLRLMADAGFDPRASVALWENMSAQGGANPPAWMSTHPSHGQRMQGLQAEMDNALAHYEQARQAGRQPNCPRP; translated from the coding sequence ATGCGCTGGATTTGCCGTGCTGCCGTGGCCACGCTGGCCCTGACCCTTACCGCCTGTACCACGTCGCCGACCGGACGTCAGCAGCTCACGCTGATGTCGGATGCGCAGCTCAACCAGATGGGCCAGGAAGCCTTCGCACAGTACCAGCAGGACCTGCCCCCGGCCGGCCAGGCCCAGCAGCGCTACGCCCAGTGCGTGGCCGAAGCCATCGTCGCCGTCCTGCCGGAGCGTGAGCGCAATCAGGAGTGGCAGATCCGCGTGTTCGAAGCGGAGCAGGCCAACGCCTTCGCCCTGCCCGGCGGCTACATGGGCGTCAACACCGGCCTGCTCGAGATTGTCGACAACCAGGACCAGCTCGCCTCGGTGATCGGTCACGAAATCGGCCACGTCCTGGCACGCCATGCCAACGAGCGGGTCTCGACCCAGACCTCGACCCAGCTCGCCCTGTCGGTGCTGTCCTCGGCGGCCGGTCTCGAGGGCCCGGGCGGCGAGCAGTTGATGGGGGCGCTGGGTCTCGGCGCGCAATACGGCATCCTGCTGCCCTTCTCGCGCCGCCACGAGAGCGAGGCCGACGTGATCGGCCTGCGGCTGATGGCCGACGCCGGCTTCGATCCGCGCGCCAGCGTCGCACTGTGGGAGAACATGAGCGCCCAGGGCGGCGCCAACCCGCCGGCCTGGATGTCGACCCACCCCAGCCACGGCCAGCGCATGCAGGGCCTGCAGGCGGAGATGGACAACGCCCTGGCGCACTACGAACAGGCCCGTCAGGCTGGGCGGCAGCCAAATTGCCCGCGCCCCTAG
- the aroE gene encoding shikimate dehydrogenase has product MTDRYCVFGNPIAHSKSPAIHAAFAEQTGEGIDYTAIAAPLDDFPGAWRRFTAEGGRGANVTVPFKEAACRLCDTLSRRAQRAGAVNTLILGGNGQTHGDTTDGVGLVRDLARHGVNLAGARILVLGAGGAVRGVLEPLLTAGPLGVRIANRTAAKAAALAQDFADLGDIEGGGFDDVGKGYDLVINGTSASLAGDLPPLPDDLFAPGATAYDMMYGAEPTVFLRWAAERGALAVDGLGMLVEQAAESFYQWRGRRPDTTPVLEALRRAL; this is encoded by the coding sequence ATGACCGACCGCTACTGCGTCTTCGGCAACCCCATTGCCCATTCGAAGTCGCCGGCGATCCACGCCGCCTTCGCCGAGCAGACCGGGGAGGGCATCGACTACACCGCCATCGCGGCGCCGCTGGACGACTTTCCCGGCGCCTGGCGCAGGTTCACCGCCGAAGGGGGGCGCGGGGCCAACGTCACCGTGCCGTTCAAGGAGGCGGCCTGCCGTCTCTGCGATACCCTGAGCCGGCGTGCCCAGCGGGCCGGGGCGGTGAACACCCTGATCCTCGGCGGCAACGGCCAAACCCATGGCGACACCACCGATGGCGTCGGCCTGGTGCGCGACCTGGCGCGCCATGGCGTGAACCTGGCCGGCGCCCGTATCCTGGTGCTGGGAGCGGGCGGGGCGGTACGTGGCGTGCTGGAACCGCTGCTGACGGCAGGGCCGCTTGGCGTGCGGATCGCCAACCGCACCGCCGCCAAGGCCGCGGCACTGGCACAGGATTTCGCCGACCTGGGCGACATCGAGGGCGGGGGCTTCGATGACGTGGGGAAGGGGTACGACCTGGTGATCAACGGCACCAGCGCCAGCCTGGCCGGCGATCTGCCGCCGCTGCCCGACGACCTCTTCGCGCCGGGGGCCACCGCCTACGACATGATGTACGGCGCCGAGCCCACCGTGTTCCTGCGCTGGGCCGCCGAGCGCGGTGCGCTTGCCGTCGACGGCCTGGGCATGCTGGTGGAGCAGGCCGCCGAGTCGTTTTATCAATGGCGGGGCAGGCGCCCCGACACCACGCCGGTGCTCGAGGCGCTGCGTCGCGCTCTGTGA